The Penaeus chinensis breed Huanghai No. 1 chromosome 21, ASM1920278v2, whole genome shotgun sequence genome has a window encoding:
- the LOC125036601 gene encoding E3 ubiquitin-protein ligase RING1-like, with translation MTTTEQSAVNKTWELSLYELHRTPQEAITDSTEIAVSPRSLHSELMCPICLDMLKNTMTTKECLHRFCQECIITALRSGNKECPTCRKKLVSKRSLRPDPNFDTLISKIYPSRDEYEQHQERVFAKLNKNHNHASLITSIEEGIRLQIQSRQKNRKSMQEEGTTPTPTPSAPSTPTPSEPNTPTTTNTSAATTANPNNSTNATNSSALGPRVKKPRRTSENESGAGSSNDGNPGEEIEGPIESGEIELVFRPHPLEMNEDNELIRELKDSSIRYIKTTANATIDHLSKYLAMRLTLANRTGELETELPSSLNNFCIYIAPTPDQYIGVGGSLTLEQINEKYWRVNKPMEMFYSWKKN, from the exons ATGACTACAACAGAACAAAGTGCTGTCAACAAAACATGGGAGCTCTCTCTCTATGAGCTCCACAGAACTCCTCAAGAAGCCATCACTGATAGTACAGAAATTGCAGTATCTCCACGCTCTCTCCACTCAGAGCTCATGTGTCCTATCTGCTTGGACATGTTGAAAAACACTATGACCACGAAAGAGTGCCTACATCGATTCTGCCAG GAATGCATCATCACAGCACTGAGATCTGGCAACAAAGAATGTCCAACATGTCGCAAAAAGCTTGTGTCTAAAAGGTCACTTCGTCCAGACCCAAACTTCGACACTCTCATATCAAAAATCTACCCTAGCCGTGATGAGTACGAGCAGCACCAAGAGAGAGTGTTTGCAAAGCTGAACAAGAACCACAATCATGCTTCCTTAATCACTTCCATAGAGGAGGGCATCAGGCTACAGATTCAAAGCCGACAGAAGAACAGAAAATCCATGCAGGAGGAGGGGAccactcctacccccaccccatcagcaccctccacccctacccctagtGAACCCAACACACCAACCACCACAAACACCAGCGCTGCAACCACAGCCAATCCCAACAACTCCACCAATGCTACCAATTCATCAGCTCTAGGGCCTAGGGTAAAGAAGCCTCGAAGAACCTCAGAGAATGAATCTGGTGCAGGGTCCAGTAATGATGGCAATCCCGGTGAAGAGATCGAGGGACCTATAGAATCAGGGGAGATCGAGCTGGTATTCAGACCTCATCCGCTGGAGATGAATGAGGACAACGAATTGATACGGGAATTGAAGGATTCATCCATACGTTACATTAAGACAACAGCAAATGCTACAA TTGACCACCTCTCCAAGTACCTGGCTATGCGGCTCACCCTAGCAAACAGGACCGGAGAGCTAGAGACAGAACTCCCATCATCTCTCAACAACTTCTGTATCTACATTGCTCCAACTCCAGACCAATATATCGGTGTTGGTGGCTCACTCACActagaacaaataaatgaaaaatattggAGAGTAAATAAACCCATGGAAATGTTCTACTCttggaagaaaaattaa